In Mercurialis annua linkage group LG5, ddMerAnnu1.2, whole genome shotgun sequence, a single genomic region encodes these proteins:
- the LOC126680047 gene encoding ubiquitin-conjugating enzyme E2 28-like, protein MASKRILKELKDLQRDPPTSCSAGPIAENMFHWQATIIGPNDSPYAGGVFLVTIHFPPDYPFKPPKVAFRTKVLHPNINSNGNICLDILKEQWSPALTISKVLLSICSLLTDPNTDDPLVPEIAHMCKTDKVKYGSTARSWTQKYAMG, encoded by the exons ATGGCATCAAAGAGAATATTGAAAGAACTCAAGGACTTGCAAAGAGATCCTCCAACTTCTTGTAGTGCAG GTCCTATTGCTGAGAATATGTTTCATTGGCAAGCCACAATTATTGGTCCTAATGACAGTCCATATGCTGGTGGTGTCTTCCTTGTAACTATCCATTTCCCACCTGACTATCCTTTCAAGCCTCCTAAg GTGGCTTTCAGGACCAAGGTTTTGCATCCAAACATAAATAGCAATGGAAATATCTGCTTGGACATACTCAAGGAACAATGGAGTCCTGCCCTCACCATCTCCAAG GTATTACTATCAATATGTTCACTACTAACAGACCCGAATACGGATGATCCACTAGTTCCCGAAATAGCTCACATGTGCAAGACTGATAAGGTTAAGTATGGGTCTACTGCTAGGAGCTGGACCCAAAAGTACGCCATGGGATAA